The Fructilactobacillus myrtifloralis genome contains a region encoding:
- a CDS encoding ATP-dependent Clp protease ATP-binding subunit, with protein sequence MADSLTPSAKRVLGIAQDQARSFKHQAVGTEHLLLALTLEKNGIAYETLTQLSITDQDVLEEIEQRVGYGNLTVEPATYLNYSPKLRELIALAGRIAQQYGSLKIGPEHLLLALTTDEKGVAARIMVGLGTTPEEVRKITIRKMGVPDQGVGSAQEKRNAESQTPTLDSLAKDLTKVARDGQLDPIVGRDAEIKRAIQVLSRRTKNNPVLIGEPGVGKTAIAEGLAQKIVQKSVPEDMLNKRIMMLDMGSLVAGTKYRGEFENRLKKVINEIQSSGNVILFVDELHTLIGAGGAEGAIDASNILKPALARGELQMIGATTLDEYQKHIESDAALERRFATIQVNEPTPAEAKEILRGLRPRYEEHHHVQITDAAIDAAVDLSQRYISDRFLPDKAIDLMDEAAAKVRIDELQGTSPVLKKQQELETARREKDQAIEDQRFDDAVTIRTHEQELEQELERLQAESAKQRKQENTNHQYELQEDAEDVARIVAEWTGIPVTKLQREDSEQLINLEANLHKHVIGQDEAVSAVARAVRRARSGLKDPNRPIGSFLFLGPTGVGKTELAKELAATMFGSESDMIRVDMSEFMEKYSTSRLVGSAPGYVGYDEGGQLTEKVRNHPYSVVLLDEVEKAHPDVFNMLLQVLDDGYLTDSKGRKVDFRNTIIIMTSNLGATALQQQKTVGFETAQTKDRDREMKQVIDEQVKQFFRPEFLNRIDETVYFHSLTKPELHQIVKLLTKQLVNRVEAQGYEIRITPAAIDAVVAKGYQPEYGARPLRRAIQTLIEDPLSEALLAGKFKPGDRITVGARKNEITLTSKTPKLV encoded by the coding sequence ATGGCAGATTCATTAACTCCCAGTGCTAAACGAGTACTGGGCATTGCTCAGGACCAAGCCCGCAGCTTTAAACACCAAGCAGTGGGAACCGAACACCTCCTGTTAGCGTTAACCCTCGAAAAAAACGGGATTGCCTACGAAACCTTAACGCAACTCTCGATTACCGATCAGGATGTTTTAGAAGAAATTGAACAACGGGTGGGGTATGGCAACCTAACCGTTGAACCAGCTACGTACTTGAATTATTCCCCTAAACTGCGGGAATTAATTGCCCTTGCTGGCCGAATTGCCCAACAGTACGGGAGCTTAAAGATTGGACCAGAACACCTGTTGTTAGCACTGACAACCGATGAAAAGGGCGTTGCAGCCCGGATCATGGTTGGACTGGGCACGACTCCAGAAGAAGTCCGCAAGATTACCATTCGGAAGATGGGCGTTCCGGACCAGGGCGTGGGTAGCGCGCAGGAAAAACGGAACGCGGAAAGCCAAACCCCGACCCTTGATTCGCTCGCCAAGGACCTGACTAAGGTTGCGCGGGATGGGCAACTTGATCCAATCGTAGGTCGGGATGCGGAAATCAAACGAGCCATCCAGGTCTTGAGCCGGCGGACGAAGAATAATCCAGTGTTAATCGGGGAACCCGGAGTTGGGAAAACCGCGATTGCCGAAGGCTTAGCCCAAAAAATTGTGCAAAAGTCCGTTCCCGAGGACATGTTGAACAAGCGAATTATGATGTTAGACATGGGTTCGCTAGTTGCGGGTACCAAGTACCGGGGTGAATTTGAAAATCGCTTGAAGAAAGTGATTAACGAAATTCAAAGCAGTGGCAACGTGATCCTGTTTGTTGATGAACTCCACACCTTGATTGGAGCCGGGGGCGCAGAGGGTGCCATTGATGCTTCTAACATTTTGAAGCCCGCCCTGGCCCGTGGGGAACTGCAAATGATTGGAGCAACCACCCTCGACGAATACCAAAAACACATTGAATCAGATGCTGCGTTAGAACGCCGGTTTGCGACGATTCAAGTCAACGAACCCACTCCAGCCGAAGCTAAGGAAATCCTCCGGGGCTTGCGGCCACGGTATGAGGAACATCACCACGTGCAAATTACGGACGCGGCGATTGACGCAGCGGTTGATTTATCGCAGCGCTACATTAGCGACCGGTTCCTGCCGGATAAGGCCATCGACTTGATGGATGAAGCTGCTGCTAAGGTTCGAATTGACGAACTGCAAGGGACCAGTCCGGTCCTGAAAAAGCAACAGGAACTGGAAACCGCGCGGCGGGAAAAGGATCAAGCAATCGAAGACCAACGCTTTGACGATGCCGTTACGATTCGCACGCACGAACAGGAGCTTGAACAAGAATTAGAACGGTTGCAGGCGGAAAGTGCTAAGCAACGCAAACAAGAAAACACCAACCATCAGTATGAGTTACAAGAAGATGCAGAAGACGTAGCGCGGATTGTGGCTGAGTGGACTGGAATTCCGGTGACGAAGTTGCAACGAGAGGATTCCGAACAGTTAATTAATTTGGAAGCCAACTTGCACAAGCACGTGATTGGTCAGGACGAAGCCGTGTCCGCCGTGGCACGGGCCGTGCGCCGGGCGCGCAGTGGTTTGAAGGATCCAAACCGGCCGATTGGTTCGTTCCTCTTCCTTGGTCCCACGGGGGTCGGAAAGACGGAGCTCGCTAAGGAGTTGGCAGCCACGATGTTTGGATCTGAATCGGATATGATTCGGGTTGACATGAGTGAGTTCATGGAGAAATACTCTACCAGTCGATTAGTGGGATCCGCCCCTGGTTACGTGGGCTATGACGAAGGGGGGCAACTGACCGAAAAGGTTCGGAACCACCCGTACTCCGTCGTCCTTCTTGATGAGGTGGAAAAGGCGCACCCGGATGTCTTTAACATGCTATTGCAGGTTCTTGATGACGGTTACTTGACTGATTCCAAGGGTCGGAAGGTTGACTTTCGCAATACGATTATCATCATGACCTCGAACCTGGGAGCAACCGCCTTGCAACAACAAAAGACGGTTGGTTTTGAAACGGCCCAAACGAAGGACCGGGATCGGGAAATGAAGCAGGTAATTGACGAACAGGTTAAGCAGTTCTTCCGTCCTGAATTCTTGAACCGGATTGATGAGACCGTATACTTCCACTCTCTCACCAAACCAGAGTTACACCAAATTGTGAAGTTACTGACGAAGCAGTTGGTTAACCGGGTGGAAGCCCAGGGTTATGAAATTCGCATCACGCCGGCCGCCATCGACGCGGTGGTTGCCAAGGGTTACCAACCAGAGTACGGAGCACGACCACTGCGGCGGGCCATTCAAACGCTGATTGAAGACCCGTTGAGTGAAGCACTCCTTGCCGGGAAGTTTAAACCGGGCGACCGGATTACGGTGGGCGCCCGTAAAAATGAAATTACGTTAACGAGCAAGACGCCCAAATTAGTTTAA
- a CDS encoding DNA-directed RNA polymerase subunit beta, with the protein MAGNVVKYGKHRTRRSYARIKKVLDLPNLIEVQTDSYNWFLDEGLREMFKDIMPIDDFQGKLSLDFVDYQLLEPKYTVAEARAHEVNYSAPLHVTLKLTNHETGEIKTQDVFFGDLPLMTDQGTFIINGAERVIVSQLVRSPGAYYHKELDKNGREIYSATVIPNRGAWMEFATDAKNISYIRIDRTRKLPITELVRALGFGSDDEITEIFGSTSDTLNLTLEKDVHKDASDSRVEEALKDIYERLRPGEPKTAESSRNLLTTRFFDPKRYDMAPVGRYKTNEKLSLKNRLMGAALAETLADPDTGEIIANKGDIVEKELMKKLAPYLDRPDFKAYTFTPSAEAVVTDPVTVQIIKVYSNADPEKVVPVVGNDNISLDYKHITPADMLAQVNYFFNLQEGLGSVDDIDHLSNRRVRSVGELLQNQFRIGLSRMERVVRERMSIQDTATVTPQQLINIRPVVASVKEFFGSSQLSQFMDQTNPLGELTHKRRLSALGPGGITRDRAGYEVRDVNYTHYGRICPIETPEGPNIGLINSFSGYARVNKYGFIESPYRRVDWNTHKVTDKIDYLTAGDEDKYVIAQANSPLNPDGSFRDHEVMARDKSEYVEANTDDVDYMDVSPKQVVSVATACIPFLENDDSNRALMGSNMQRQAVPLLNPHAPLVGTGMEYKTAHDSGVAKIVKYPGTVEYVDAREIKIRRDNGTLDTYELTKFMRSNNGMNYNQTPIVKTGDHVDADEIIADGPAMESGELALGQNPTVAFMTWQGYNFEDAIAISEKLVKEDSYTSIHIEEYESETRDTKLGPEEMTREIPNVGEDALKDLDENGIVRIGAEVHDGDILVGKVTPKGMTELSSEERLLHAIFGEKSREVRDTSLRVPHGADGVVQDVKVFSRENGDELQPGVNKMVRVYIAQKRKLQVGDKMAGKHGNKGTVSIVVPEEDMPYMPDGTPVDILLSPMGVPSRMNIGQVLEMHLGMAAKKLGIHVSSPVFDGATSADVWDAVREAGMSHDGKTILYDGRTGEPFDKPVAVGVMGYLKLNHMSEDKIHARSIGPYSLVTQQPLGGKAQFGGQRFGEMEVWALEAYGAAHTLQEILTYKSDDVVGRVKTYEAIVKGDPIPKPGVPESFRVLVKELQALGLDMKVLGANHQPIDLRDMDEDDEVVNVNALNKVAHEQAAKQTEAEPEASHAASPDDAEQQDQ; encoded by the coding sequence ATGGCCGGTAACGTTGTTAAGTACGGGAAACATAGAACCCGGCGGAGTTACGCCAGAATCAAGAAGGTCTTAGACCTCCCAAACTTGATTGAGGTGCAAACCGATTCTTACAACTGGTTCTTAGACGAAGGGCTCCGTGAGATGTTTAAAGACATCATGCCGATTGACGACTTCCAAGGGAAGTTATCGTTAGACTTCGTTGATTACCAACTATTGGAACCAAAGTACACGGTTGCGGAAGCACGGGCTCACGAAGTTAACTACTCCGCTCCCCTGCACGTGACCCTCAAATTAACTAATCATGAAACTGGAGAAATCAAGACCCAAGACGTTTTCTTTGGGGACTTGCCTCTGATGACTGACCAAGGAACCTTCATTATTAATGGAGCAGAACGGGTAATTGTTTCGCAATTAGTTCGTTCTCCTGGTGCTTACTACCACAAGGAACTTGATAAAAACGGTCGTGAAATTTACAGTGCCACGGTGATTCCTAACCGGGGGGCTTGGATGGAATTTGCGACGGATGCCAAAAACATTTCGTACATCCGGATTGACCGGACGCGGAAGCTGCCGATCACTGAATTAGTCCGGGCGCTCGGGTTTGGGTCTGATGACGAAATTACTGAAATCTTTGGCTCCACGAGTGATACTTTGAACCTGACCTTGGAAAAGGACGTTCACAAAGATGCCAGCGATTCCCGGGTTGAAGAAGCCCTGAAGGATATCTACGAACGGTTGCGTCCTGGGGAACCGAAGACGGCGGAATCCTCGCGGAACCTGTTAACGACTCGGTTCTTTGATCCCAAGCGGTATGACATGGCGCCCGTTGGTCGGTACAAGACCAACGAAAAGTTAAGCCTAAAGAACCGCTTGATGGGAGCTGCGTTAGCAGAAACCTTAGCGGATCCAGATACGGGTGAAATCATCGCCAACAAGGGTGACATCGTGGAAAAGGAACTCATGAAGAAACTGGCTCCCTACTTGGATCGTCCAGACTTCAAGGCCTACACGTTTACCCCGTCTGCAGAAGCAGTTGTAACGGATCCCGTAACGGTCCAAATCATTAAGGTTTATTCCAATGCGGATCCTGAAAAAGTGGTTCCCGTTGTTGGGAACGACAACATTAGCTTGGATTACAAGCACATTACCCCAGCCGACATGTTAGCCCAGGTTAACTACTTCTTTAACCTGCAAGAAGGGCTTGGCTCAGTTGATGACATAGACCACTTGAGTAACCGGCGGGTTCGTTCGGTTGGTGAATTGTTGCAAAACCAATTCCGGATCGGATTATCCCGGATGGAACGGGTGGTTCGGGAACGGATGTCAATTCAAGATACGGCCACGGTTACGCCCCAACAACTGATTAACATTCGACCGGTAGTGGCCTCTGTAAAGGAATTCTTTGGATCCTCGCAACTATCTCAGTTCATGGACCAAACGAACCCGTTAGGGGAATTAACCCACAAACGGCGGCTGTCTGCCTTAGGACCAGGGGGAATTACTCGGGACCGGGCTGGATACGAAGTTCGAGACGTTAACTATACCCACTACGGCCGGATTTGTCCGATTGAAACGCCCGAAGGTCCAAACATTGGGTTGATTAACTCCTTCTCTGGATACGCACGGGTTAACAAGTACGGCTTTATTGAATCCCCATACCGGCGGGTGGATTGGAATACCCACAAGGTAACCGACAAGATTGATTACCTCACGGCCGGCGACGAAGATAAATACGTGATTGCCCAGGCCAACTCCCCGTTGAATCCGGACGGTTCCTTCCGCGATCACGAGGTCATGGCGCGGGATAAGTCCGAATACGTGGAAGCCAACACCGATGACGTTGATTACATGGACGTTTCGCCTAAGCAAGTGGTTTCAGTCGCCACGGCATGTATTCCGTTCTTGGAAAACGATGACTCCAACCGGGCCCTGATGGGTTCTAACATGCAACGGCAAGCGGTGCCATTGTTAAATCCGCACGCTCCTCTAGTGGGAACGGGAATGGAATACAAGACGGCCCATGACTCGGGAGTTGCTAAGATTGTGAAGTACCCCGGAACGGTGGAATACGTTGATGCGCGTGAAATTAAGATTCGCCGCGACAACGGCACGTTAGATACCTATGAACTCACGAAGTTCATGCGGTCTAACAACGGAATGAACTATAACCAAACGCCAATCGTAAAAACTGGTGATCACGTTGATGCCGACGAAATCATCGCCGACGGACCAGCCATGGAAAGTGGAGAACTGGCCTTGGGACAAAACCCAACGGTGGCCTTCATGACCTGGCAGGGTTACAACTTCGAAGATGCCATCGCGATTAGCGAAAAACTCGTTAAAGAAGATTCCTACACTTCGATTCACATTGAAGAATACGAATCAGAAACGCGGGACACCAAGTTAGGACCTGAGGAAATGACCCGCGAAATTCCAAACGTGGGCGAGGATGCCTTAAAGGACCTCGACGAAAATGGGATTGTCCGGATCGGGGCAGAAGTCCACGACGGTGACATCTTGGTTGGTAAGGTAACTCCAAAGGGAATGACAGAGTTGTCTTCTGAAGAACGGCTCCTACATGCCATCTTCGGAGAAAAATCACGGGAAGTTCGTGATACTTCCTTGCGGGTGCCGCACGGTGCCGACGGGGTGGTTCAAGACGTAAAGGTCTTCTCACGTGAAAATGGGGACGAACTCCAACCGGGCGTTAACAAGATGGTCCGGGTTTACATTGCCCAAAAACGGAAGTTGCAAGTCGGAGACAAGATGGCCGGTAAGCACGGAAACAAAGGGACGGTGTCCATCGTGGTTCCAGAAGAAGACATGCCATACATGCCAGACGGAACCCCAGTTGACATTCTACTGAGTCCCATGGGAGTTCCATCGCGGATGAACATTGGTCAGGTGCTGGAAATGCACCTCGGAATGGCAGCAAAGAAACTGGGAATTCACGTTTCCTCACCAGTCTTTGATGGAGCAACCAGTGCTGACGTTTGGGATGCGGTTCGCGAAGCCGGGATGTCCCACGACGGGAAGACGATCCTGTACGACGGTCGGACGGGAGAACCATTTGATAAACCAGTCGCCGTGGGTGTCATGGGGTACCTGAAGCTGAACCATATGTCAGAAGACAAGATTCACGCTCGTTCCATTGGACCTTACTCCTTGGTTACGCAACAACCACTGGGTGGAAAAGCTCAGTTTGGGGGTCAGCGGTTCGGTGAAATGGAAGTTTGGGCCCTGGAAGCCTACGGGGCTGCACACACCCTCCAAGAAATTCTGACTTACAAGTCCGATGACGTGGTGGGCCGGGTTAAAACCTACGAAGCCATCGTCAAGGGTGATCCAATTCCAAAACCAGGGGTTCCAGAATCCTTCCGGGTCCTGGTTAAAGAATTGCAAGCCCTCGGACTAGACATGAAAGTGTTAGGAGCTAACCACCAACCAATCGATCTCCGGGATATGGATGAAGACGATGAAGTTGTCAATGTGAACGCTTTAAACAAGGTGGCGCACGAACAAGCTGCCAAACAAACCGAAGCCGAACCAGAAGCTAGTCACGCAGCTAGCCCTGATGACGCTGAGCAACAAGATCAGTAA
- a CDS encoding CtsR family transcriptional regulator: MTHRSMSDTIEAYLKQMLLSADTAEVEIRRSDIADHFDVVPSQINYVIKTRFTLRDGYVVQSKRGGGGYIRIEQIDLASDADVFEQLVASIGNRITQKDEEEILTTLYNNGMLSAREVNMISSILSQEAIAVADAETEEKVRANVLKALLGRLRYEC, translated from the coding sequence ATGACACATCGAAGTATGTCAGATACAATCGAAGCATATTTAAAGCAAATGTTACTTAGTGCGGATACTGCTGAAGTGGAAATTCGCCGTTCCGACATTGCGGATCATTTTGACGTGGTGCCTTCTCAGATTAATTATGTCATCAAGACCCGTTTTACCCTGCGCGACGGTTACGTGGTGCAGAGCAAGCGAGGTGGAGGTGGCTACATTCGGATTGAACAAATTGACCTTGCCAGCGATGCCGATGTCTTCGAGCAACTGGTGGCGTCCATTGGCAACCGAATTACCCAAAAGGATGAAGAAGAGATCCTCACTACCTTGTATAACAACGGGATGTTGTCGGCCCGTGAGGTGAATATGATTTCTTCCATCTTATCTCAAGAGGCAATTGCAGTTGCCGATGCTGAAACCGAAGAAAAAGTTAGAGCAAACGTCCTAAAAGCCCTCCTGGGGCGGTTACGGTACGAATGCTAG
- a CDS encoding L-lactate dehydrogenase, with protein MTKKHQKVVLIGDGAVGSSYAFAMVQQAIAEEFVIIDVNKDRTEGDAMDLEDAIPFTAAKNIYSGDYPDCKDADLVVITAGAPQKPGETRLDLVNKNLNILKSIVTPVVDSGFDGIFLVAANPVDILTYATQKISGFPKEKVVGSGTSLDTSRFRVAVAKKFDIDPASVDAYILGEHGDSEFADLDEASIGNVPLLKYADDRGVSKDTLLELEDDTRNKAYQIINKKGATFYGVGTALMRISRAILRNENAVLPVGAPVDGQYGLTDTYIGTPAVVNANGIADVLEIQLSDEEQAKMSASAQTLKEITQKGMEETGLA; from the coding sequence ATGACGAAGAAACACCAAAAGGTAGTTTTAATTGGTGACGGGGCGGTTGGTTCCTCATACGCCTTTGCCATGGTGCAACAAGCAATTGCCGAAGAGTTTGTGATCATTGATGTTAACAAGGATCGGACTGAAGGAGACGCAATGGATTTAGAAGATGCCATTCCGTTTACTGCCGCTAAAAACATCTACTCTGGCGACTACCCAGACTGTAAGGATGCTGACCTGGTCGTAATCACGGCCGGTGCCCCACAAAAACCTGGTGAAACACGGTTAGACTTAGTTAACAAGAACCTTAACATCTTAAAATCGATCGTTACGCCCGTTGTTGACTCCGGCTTTGACGGCATCTTCTTGGTAGCTGCCAACCCCGTGGACATCTTAACTTACGCTACCCAAAAGATCTCTGGGTTCCCGAAGGAAAAGGTCGTTGGATCAGGAACTTCCCTCGATACCAGCCGGTTCCGGGTGGCAGTTGCTAAGAAGTTTGACATTGATCCTGCCAGCGTGGATGCTTACATTCTCGGTGAACACGGTGATTCCGAATTCGCTGACCTTGACGAAGCTTCCATCGGAAACGTACCGCTGTTGAAATATGCTGATGACCGTGGCGTTTCGAAGGATACCCTCTTAGAATTAGAGGATGACACCCGGAACAAGGCTTACCAAATCATCAACAAAAAGGGCGCTACGTTCTACGGAGTAGGAACTGCTTTGATGCGGATTTCGCGCGCTATTTTGCGGAACGAAAACGCCGTTCTTCCCGTGGGTGCTCCTGTCGATGGTCAATACGGCCTCACTGATACCTACATTGGAACTCCAGCCGTGGTAAATGCGAACGGAATTGCCGATGTCTTAGAAATTCAACTGAGTGACGAAGAACAAGCTAAGATGAGTGCATCTGCCCAAACCTTAAAGGAAATTACCCAAAAAGGAATGGAAGAAACTGGCTTAGCCTAA
- a CDS encoding aminotransferase class I/II-fold pyridoxal phosphate-dependent enzyme, which yields MVNLAQAVQPNVRNTRLSDIYGFSEQLAQIPDLVSLTLGEPDFPTPEHVKQAGIAAIMADQSHYTETWGRLATRTAAAAFLHERYGLDYDPATQVVITNGVTEAMYATLATLVGPGDEVLLPTPAFPVYDSLVELNEGHLVEINTEPDGFLLTPARLQATLAAHPRAKVLLLNFPSNPTGRSYSASQIDALAQVVAQTDLVVVSDEIYSELTYTGRHVSFAKYLPEQTILFNGLSKSHAMTGWRIGVIAGPAALVTEIAKVRELMSTSVMTAAQVAAAEAFGNGMNDAAPMRAEYERRRDYLYTAFQALGFQCEKPQGAFYLFAKIPDRFDLDSAAFCQDVAETAKVGLIPGSSFGAGGEGYVRASYATSMANLHEAVRRLQTYCANH from the coding sequence ATGGTAAATTTAGCACAAGCAGTTCAACCCAACGTTCGTAACACCCGGTTATCAGATATCTACGGCTTTAGCGAACAGCTGGCGCAGATTCCGGATTTGGTTTCCTTAACCCTCGGAGAACCGGATTTTCCGACTCCAGAGCACGTTAAACAGGCTGGAATCGCAGCGATTATGGCGGATCAGAGTCACTATACCGAAACGTGGGGCCGCCTAGCCACTCGCACCGCGGCCGCAGCTTTTCTACACGAGCGGTACGGGCTTGATTACGATCCGGCCACCCAGGTGGTGATTACGAATGGGGTAACCGAAGCGATGTACGCTACGTTGGCAACGCTCGTTGGTCCTGGCGACGAGGTGTTACTCCCGACCCCGGCCTTTCCGGTTTACGACTCCTTGGTGGAATTGAATGAGGGCCACTTAGTGGAAATTAATACCGAACCAGACGGATTTCTCTTAACGCCTGCTCGCTTGCAAGCGACGTTAGCGGCGCATCCCCGCGCAAAGGTCTTACTGTTGAATTTTCCGTCCAATCCGACCGGTCGCAGTTACTCGGCTAGCCAAATCGACGCTCTAGCGCAGGTTGTGGCGCAAACCGACCTCGTGGTGGTGAGTGATGAGATTTATAGTGAGTTAACCTACACGGGCCGGCACGTTTCGTTTGCCAAGTACCTCCCCGAGCAGACGATCCTGTTTAACGGACTTTCAAAGTCCCATGCGATGACCGGGTGGCGAATTGGGGTCATCGCGGGCCCTGCCGCCCTCGTCACTGAGATTGCTAAGGTCCGGGAACTGATGTCGACCTCCGTGATGACTGCGGCGCAAGTAGCGGCCGCGGAGGCGTTTGGTAATGGGATGAACGATGCTGCGCCGATGCGGGCGGAGTACGAACGGCGACGGGACTATCTGTACACGGCCTTTCAAGCCCTCGGCTTTCAGTGTGAAAAACCCCAGGGAGCGTTCTACCTCTTTGCTAAGATTCCGGACCGGTTTGACCTCGATAGCGCGGCCTTTTGTCAGGACGTGGCGGAGACGGCTAAGGTTGGTCTGATTCCCGGTTCCAGCTTTGGGGCCGGTGGGGAAGGCTACGTGCGGGCGAGCTATGCCACCAGTATGGCTAACCTGCACGAAGCGGTGCGGCGCTTACAAACCTACTGTGCTAATCATTAA